TCGGCAGGGCCGACGGCGCTCCGCGTCTGGCCGAACCCGACGACCGGCGCGGCGACGCTGGCCTACGACCTCTTCGCGCCCGCCGAGGCGGACGTGGTCGTGCTCGACGTGCTCGGGCGGGAGGTCGCCCGCGTCCGTGAGACCGGCCGGGCCGGGACGAACCGCCTCTCCCTCGGCCTCGGCGACGCGCCGGCCGGGGTCTACGCCGTCCGTCTGACGGTCGCGGGTCGCGTTCGGGGCACCACGACCCTCACCGTCGCGCGGTAACGCCTAGACGTGCCGGGTCTTCCGGACGGGTGGGGCCTGGCGGCTCGGCAGCGCGGCCGGGTCGACGACCTCGAAGCGGACCCGGTGCGTCCCGCGCGAGCGCATGGCCAGCCGGTCGGCGGCGGCGCCGGAGAGGTCGAGTTGGCGCCCCCGGATAAACGGACCGCGGTCATTCACGCGGACGAGGACGCGGCGGTCGTTGTGCGTCGAGGTCACGCGGAGGAGCGTCCCGAACGGGAGCGACCGGTGGGCGGCCGTCAGCGCGCCGTGGTTGTAGCGCTCGCCGTTGGCGGTGCGGTTGCCGTGGAGCGAGGCGGCGTAGTAGCTCGCCACGCCGGTCCGGGCCGCGCGGCGGCTCTCGGCGCGCGCGCCACCCGGGACGATGGGGTCGGCCTGCTGGGCCACGCCGGGGAGCGCGAGGGCGGCGAGGGCCGCCAGAATCAGGAGTCGCGTCACACAGGAAGCGGGGGGGTGAGACAGGGCGAACGGGGCCTTCCGGGTCCCCATCCGCGGGCGTGTTCTCAGCGAGGTTAGAGCGCGGCATAACGGCGTCCTACTCGCAAGTCGAGTATCGCCGACTCTTGGAGGTCCCTCCACCGCCCCTCGACGGGACCCCCACTGTTCCTCCACAAACGGCTGGGACCGGGCCTGGAGGCAGCCCGTCTATCTTTCCGCTCCCTCCCATCACTGCGGTGCTCTCGCTCCTCGTCATCCTCGCCGCCAGCTACCTCCTCGGCGCCGTCCCGTTCAGCCTCGTCGTCGGGCGGATGATGGGCGTCGACCTCCGGAGGCACGGGAGCGGCAACGCGGGGGCCACGAACGCGCTCCGCGTGCTCGGCAAGGGGCCGGGCCTCCTCGTGTTCCTGCTCGACTTCGGGAAGGGGCTGGCGGCGGTCGCCCTCCTGTCGCAGATCCGTGTCGGCGGCGAGTCGCTCGTCGGGCTGCTCGGCTCGCGGCCGGAGCTCGCGGCGGCGTGGGCGGCGACGCTCGCGGGGACGGCGGCCATGGTCGGCCACGTGGTCACGGTCTGGGGCCGCCTGTTCTTCGGGTCGTGGAAGGGCGGGAAGGGCGTGGCGACCGGCGCCGGAATGCTGACCGGGCTGGCCCCGCTCCCGGTCGGGCTCGCGCTCCTCGTGTTCGTCGGCGTCCTCGCGGCGACGCGCTACGTCTCGCTCGGCTCGATCCTCGCCGCGCTGTCGCTCCCGCTGTCGCTCCTCGCGCTCCACTTCGGGTTCGGGTGGGAGAGCCCGCCGCCGGTCTGGATTTTCGCGACGGTCGTCCCGGCGTTCATCCTGTGGACGCACCGGGCCAACGTCCGCCGGCTCCTCGACGGGACCGAGTCGCGCATCGGCTCGAAGGCCGGCTGACCCCGCTCCCCGGACGGCGTCGCGCCGGTCCGGCTGGGCGCCGAGGCGGGAAGAGGGTAAAAAATGAGGCGCGTCAAGCGGCGCGGAAACAACGGCCTCGATCCCGAGGGGGATTCGCCCTCTCATCCGCGGCACACGAAACCGAGGTGGCCCGGGTTCGAGAGGGCCCATTCACCCCGTGCTCATGCGCCTCTCGTTCGTCGCCCTCGCCGCCCTCCTCCTCGCCCCGCTCGCCTCGGCCCAGTCGCAGTACGCCGACGGGGAGGGAACCTACCTCTCCCTCGGCCACCTCAAACTCTGGGGCGGGAACGGCGGCCTCTCCGGCGTCGAGTTCGGCGGCGAGATCGGCCGGCGGTTGGGGGACGGCGTCGACGTCGGCTTGATCGGGTCGTACGGAACGTACGGCCTCCGCAGCGACGAGTACGGCACGACGGGCTGGAGCGCCGGGGTCACGGCCGGGCTCACGCGCCCCGCCCCGCTCGGGACCGTCGCCCGCCTCCAGGGCCTCGTGGCGTACGGCAGCGTCGACGGGACCTACCCGGAGGCGGACGCGCCCGACCTGCGGTTCGACCGCTCGTCTCTCACGGGCGACGTCTCGGCCACGCTCGGCAAGGAGATCCCCATCATCGGGTCAGTCCGGCTCCAGCCCGCGGTCGGCCTCTACGGCCGCGCCGTCGGGACGGTGGACATCGGCGCGGACGACTCGTTCGAGCAGCGGCCGGGACCGCGTCTCGACGCAGGGCTCCAGTTCGAGCTCCCGGTTCGGTTCCGCCTGTTTGGCACCGACGCGGCCCTCGTGACGGGCATCCGTCGATCGCTGGTCCCGGGCGAGGTGTCTGCGCGCTCCGCCATCCCGATGGTCGGGCTCCGCATCAACTTCTGATAACGGATATATGGAGAGGTCCACCGGAGAGAAGAGGCATAAAAAGGTGCCTAGCGAGGGGGCCAGTTTGCCGGTACCCTCCGGCTCCTCATCCGCCCGGACTGTATCGACGCATCGCTACGCCCTTCCTTTCCCGCGTACTGATGCGTTCCGATCTCCGGGCTTTCGTGGTCCTCTCCGCCCTGCTGGCCGCGTCCGCCAGCGCCCAGCCCGCCGACGCCGACCGCCTTGGGCTTTACGCCGTCGTCGGCTCGGCCGCGCCCGCCCAGTCCCTCTTCCGCGGGCCTGCCGACCCGGTCCTCACGCTCGGCTACCGCGTCTCCGACGCCGTCCACGTCCAACTCGGCGCGCGGCTCGACACGGACCGGGTGCAGATCGGCGGCGACTTGCCCGGGATACGCCGTGAAGTCCCGGACCCCATCGACGCGGACGTCGAGAGCCGGACGCGGGCGCTGGCCGGCTCGGCCGGCGTGACGATGCCGCTCGGGCGTGCCGAGGTCCGCACGCAGGTGAGCCTGGGGGTCGACGTGCTCGACCGGACGGTGACGTCGTACACGTACGGGGCAGGGCCGGACGCACCGGTCGGCGTGCCGAAGACCACGGAGACCGCCGAGGCCTCGTCCACGTACCTGCACGCCGGAGTCAGCAGCCTCGTCACGCTTCCGATCCAGAGGAAGGGCGGTCGGCTCGCGCTTGGCGTCGGGCTCGCCGTCCTCATGACCGAGCGGATGCGCGGCACGATCGGCACGCCGCCGGCCTCCGGGATGGCCTTCCTCTCCGTCCCCGCGAGCCTCGAGGCGGGCCCGGTCCGCCTGACGGTCGACGCGCGAGCCGGGATCGCCCGTCGGCTGGAGGAGGGAGACGCGCTCTCCGAACGGTGGTCGCCGGTGACCGCGATCAGCGCGCGCGTCGAGATCTGAGCCATCCCCCCCGCCTCGGCGCCGAGGCGGGGACCCTCGGGTCTAGCTCGCGGCCTGGCTGGCAATCGGGACGACCGTCTCGGCGACCGTCTCGGCAATGATCCGTTGGCCCTCGGGCGTCGGGTGGACGCCGTCGGCCTGGTTGAGCCGGGCGACGCCGGCCACGCCGTCGAGCAGGAATGGGATGAAGGCCGCGTCGTGGGCCTCGGCAACGGCCGGGAAGACGGCGCGGAACCGCTCGGTGTAGTCCTCGCCGTAGTTCGGGAGGGCCTCCATGCCGGCCACGACGAGGCGGGCGCCCGGCGCGGCCTTCTCGACGGCGTCGAGGATCGCGTCGAGATTTTCGCGCGTGGCGGCCGGGTCGACGCCGCGGAGTCCGTCGTTGGCTCCGAGGGCGAGGACGAACACGTCGGGCGTGGTCTGGCGGAGGGCCCACGCGATCCGCCCGCGACCGCCCGCTGAGGTCTCGCCGCTTACGCCCGCATTGACGACGCGGACCGGTACGCCCGCCTCCTCCAACCGCGCGCCCACGAGCGCGGGGTAGGCGAGGTCGGGACTGGCGAGGCCGTAGCCGGCCGTGAGGCTGTCGCCGAAGAACAGGATCGTGACGGCCTCCTCGTCCGCGTCGTCGGCCGCCTCCGCGAACGGCGTGTCGGGCGTCGAGGGCGACTCGGGCGTGGCGGTCGAGAACGGCTCGACCGACTCCGGCCGCTCCGGGCCCGGGTCGGGCTCGACCTCCTGGCAGCCGGTGAACAAAACGAGAGCGGAGAGCATCAAGACGGTGCGCATGGCGTCGGTCGCATTTTCCAGAGACACCGGGTCCGGCGGAGGGCGGTTCCTGACCCGGCCGCTCTTGGTGAACCCTTCCGCGGGCTCCCCGTACGGGCGGCGCCGGATCGTCCGTTGGACCAACCAATCAGCCCCCTCCGCCCGTGGACGGCCCCGTCCTCTCCGCTCACGCCCTCTCCAAGACGTTCACGAATGCCGGCCGGTCGCTGACCGTCCTCGACGACGTGTCGTTCAGCGTCCCCGCCGGCGCGACGTGCGCCATCGTCGGGCCGTCCGGGAGTGGCAAGACGACGCTCCTCGGCCTGTGCGCCGGCCTCGACCGGCCGACGTCGGGCACGGTCCGCCTCGCCGGCGTCGACCTCGGCCCGCTCGACGAGGACGCCCGCGCCGCGCTCCGGTCCGAGGCCGTCGGGTTCGTGTTCCAGGGCTTCCGCCTGCTCCCGACGCTGACGGCGGCGGAGAACGTGGCGATCCCGCTCGAGCTCCGCGGCGAGCGCGGCGCCCACCAGTCGGCGCTGGAGTTGCTCGACCGCGTCGGACTCGCCGACCGCTCCGGCCACTACCCGACGCAGCTCTCGGGCGGCGAGCAGCAGCGCGTGGCGCTCGCCCGGGCCTTCGCCGGCCGCCCCCGCCTCCTCTTCGCCGACGAGCCGACGGGAAACCTCGACGCCGAAACGGGCGCCCGCGTCGAGGCCCTCCTGTTCGACCTCAACCGCGAGGCTGGAACCGCGCTCGTCGTCGTCACCCACGACCCGGAGCTGGCGGCGCGGTGCGAGCGGACGATCACCCTCCGCGCTGGCCGGGTCGTCGAGGACACGGGCCCCAGCCCCGCCCGCCTCGGCGCCGAGGCCGAAGAGGTGGGCGCCGAGGCGGAGACCGCCCGCGACACCGTCTGAGCACCATCGGCGTTTGCTCCTTGTCATCCTGAGGAGCAAAGCGACGAAGGATCTCACTCGAGCCGCCCCGGCACATCGATGGGAGAACCGATCGAGTCCGACGAGATCCTTCGCTCCGCTCAGGATGACACGGGTTTGAGGCCGGCGACCACACGTCCTCTCAGCCCCTCCCACACTCCTCCTCTCCAGCCCGATGGCCCTCTCCCCCGTCCGATTCGCCTGGCAGGACAGCCGCGGGATGCGGCGGCGGCTCGTGCTGTACGTCTCGGCGATGGCCCTCGGCGTGGCCGCCCTCGTCGCGATCCGGTCGTTCGGGATCAACCTCGAGCGGGCGGTCGAGGAGCAGTCCCGCGAGGTGTTCGGGTCGGACCTGGAGGTCCGGCGCGGGGCGGCGTTCTCGGATACGACGGAGGCGCTCATCGACTCGATCCGGACGGAGACCGAGGCGGCCGTGGTCCGCGAGGTCTCGTTCCCGTCGATGGCCCGCTTCCCGCAGTCGGCGGGGGGCGAGGGGCGGACGCGACTCGTCCAGATCCGCGCGCTCGACGGGCCGTACCCGCTCTACGGCCGCGTCGAGACGACGCCCGCCGACGCCGGCCGCCTCATCGGCCGCGACACGACGGGCGCGCTCGTCGACGGCACGCTCCTGCTCCAGATGGAGGCCGCCGTCGGCGACTCGGTCGCGGTCGGAGACCGGAGCTACCCCATCGTCGGGCAGGTCGACGGCGTGCCGGGGCAGACCGACATCGCCGGGCTCGTCGGGCCGCGCGTCTACCTCCCGCTGGCGAACGTTGACTCGACGCTCCTCGGCTTCGGCAGCCGCGTGCGGTACTCGACGGCGTTCCGCTTCGAGGACGAGGCCGCCGGCCTCGACGCCGCGCTGCCCCGCCTCGACGCCGCCGACGTGCGGTACGAGACGGCCGGCGAGGAGCAGGAGGAGGTGTCGGAAGCGTCGGGCTACCTCACGCGGTTCCTGTCGCTCGTGGGCTTCGTGGCGCTGCTGCTGGGCGGGATCGGCGTGGCGTCGTCGGTGAGCGTCTACGTGAGTGAGAAGGCCGAGACCGTCGCGACGCTCCGGTGCCTCGGCGTGTCGTCGCGCCGCGTGCTGGCGGCCTACGCGCTGCAGGCGCTGGCCCTCGGGTTCGTCGGCGCCGCGCTCGGCGCCCTCCTCGGGATCGGCGTGCAGCGGCTGCTGCCGGAGGTGTTCGCGAGCTTCCTGCCGGTCGACGTCGACAACGCGATCGCGCTGCGCGCCATCTTGGAAGGGATCGGCGTGGGGCTGGGGACCGCGCTCCTGTTCGCGCTCTTGCCGCTCGTCGGCGTCCGCCGCGTGCCGCCGTTGCGGGCGCTCCGCGAGGACGCCCGGGCGAGCGGGTTCGACCCGCTCCGGTGGCTCCTCGGCGCGCTCCTCGTGGCCGCCGTTGGCGGGTTCGCGTACCTCCAGACACAGAGCTGGGTCGGCGCGGCGGCGTTCGTCGGGGGGACGGCCGCCGTGTTCGCCCTCCTCGCGCTCGCGGCCACGCTCGTCCGGGCCGTCGTCCGCCGCGTCGTCCGCCCCGGCCTGCCGTGGGCGTGGCGGCAGGGGTTGTCGAACCTCCACGCGCCGGGCAACCAGACGCTCGTCCTCCTCTTGACGATGGGCCTCGGTGTCTTCCTCGTCCTCGCGCTCGGCCTCGTCCAGCGGTCGATCCTCGAACAGGTCGCGCTCCCGTCCCAGGAGGCCGGCGCGCCCGACGTGGTGCTGTTCGACGTGCAGCCGACGCAGGTCGACAGC
This sequence is a window from Rubrivirga marina. Protein-coding genes within it:
- a CDS encoding septal ring lytic transglycosylase RlpA family protein, which codes for MTRLLILAALAALALPGVAQQADPIVPGGARAESRRAARTGVASYYAASLHGNRTANGERYNHGALTAAHRSLPFGTLLRVTSTHNDRRVLVRVNDRGPFIRGRQLDLSGAAADRLAMRSRGTHRVRFEVVDPAALPSRQAPPVRKTRHV
- the plsY gene encoding glycerol-3-phosphate 1-O-acyltransferase PlsY, producing MLSLLVILAASYLLGAVPFSLVVGRMMGVDLRRHGSGNAGATNALRVLGKGPGLLVFLLDFGKGLAAVALLSQIRVGGESLVGLLGSRPELAAAWAATLAGTAAMVGHVVTVWGRLFFGSWKGGKGVATGAGMLTGLAPLPVGLALLVFVGVLAATRYVSLGSILAALSLPLSLLALHFGFGWESPPPVWIFATVVPAFILWTHRANVRRLLDGTESRIGSKAG
- a CDS encoding arylesterase, giving the protein MRTVLMLSALVLFTGCQEVEPDPGPERPESVEPFSTATPESPSTPDTPFAEAADDADEEAVTILFFGDSLTAGYGLASPDLAYPALVGARLEEAGVPVRVVNAGVSGETSAGGRGRIAWALRQTTPDVFVLALGANDGLRGVDPAATRENLDAILDAVEKAAPGARLVVAGMEALPNYGEDYTERFRAVFPAVAEAHDAAFIPFLLDGVAGVARLNQADGVHPTPEGQRIIAETVAETVVPIASQAAS
- a CDS encoding ABC transporter ATP-binding protein: MDGPVLSAHALSKTFTNAGRSLTVLDDVSFSVPAGATCAIVGPSGSGKTTLLGLCAGLDRPTSGTVRLAGVDLGPLDEDARAALRSEAVGFVFQGFRLLPTLTAAENVAIPLELRGERGAHQSALELLDRVGLADRSGHYPTQLSGGEQQRVALARAFAGRPRLLFADEPTGNLDAETGARVEALLFDLNREAGTALVVVTHDPELAARCERTITLRAGRVVEDTGPSPARLGAEAEEVGAEAETARDTV
- a CDS encoding ABC transporter permease → MALSPVRFAWQDSRGMRRRLVLYVSAMALGVAALVAIRSFGINLERAVEEQSREVFGSDLEVRRGAAFSDTTEALIDSIRTETEAAVVREVSFPSMARFPQSAGGEGRTRLVQIRALDGPYPLYGRVETTPADAGRLIGRDTTGALVDGTLLLQMEAAVGDSVAVGDRSYPIVGQVDGVPGQTDIAGLVGPRVYLPLANVDSTLLGFGSRVRYSTAFRFEDEAAGLDAALPRLDAADVRYETAGEEQEEVSEASGYLTRFLSLVGFVALLLGGIGVASSVSVYVSEKAETVATLRCLGVSSRRVLAAYALQALALGFVGAALGALLGIGVQRLLPEVFASFLPVDVDNAIALRAILEGIGVGLGTALLFALLPLVGVRRVPPLRALREDARASGFDPLRWLLGALLVAAVGGFAYLQTQSWVGAAAFVGGTAAVFALLALAATLVRAVVRRVVRPGLPWAWRQGLSNLHAPGNQTLVLLLTMGLGVFLVLALGLVQRSILEQVALPSQEAGAPDVVLFDVQPTQVDSLRGIVESQGLPVVDEVPLVSMRIAALNGVAVDTLSERADSSFAGTDGGPERWALRREYRSTYRSETVDSETVVAGTFVGTAGADDAVVPVSLESELALDLAVGVGDRITWDVSGAEIETEITSLREVDWARVSPNFFAVFPAGPLDEAPQTSILLVRAGSPEASARLQSAAVEAFPNVSAVDVRLVLALIDRVLGRVAFVLRFMALFAVATGLVVLAGAVRVALAQRTREAVVLRTLGASRAQVRRILVAEYALLGVLAALTGGLLAVAGAWGLARFAFQIPFAPDVTWLLWALLVVPLQTVAVGLAGSRGALRQPPLAVLRAEG